The following proteins are co-located in the Thermococcus celericrescens genome:
- a CDS encoding ParA family protein codes for MAVVISVANQKGGVGKTTLTMNLAYALSSMGRRVLVVDIDPQFNLTFGLIGMDVLQHGDSNVGTLMTRESDIDNTIVEVRENLHLVPSHLNLSAKEIEIINTYNRERRLEKALLPVLPDYDYVLIDNPPSMGIFLVNSLTASDYVLIPLELSYFGVIGMQLMFNLMRMIRQETNENLKLLGLVPNKFTRQTKVPKMRLKELKETYPDAPILTTIPKAIALEKAQSQGVSIFEFEGDGRAAKAFSKLAREVVELVEG; via the coding sequence ATGGCAGTGGTTATTAGCGTAGCCAATCAGAAGGGCGGGGTCGGAAAGACCACCCTGACGATGAACCTCGCCTACGCTCTCTCCTCGATGGGCAGAAGGGTTCTTGTGGTGGACATAGACCCCCAGTTTAACCTCACTTTTGGTCTTATAGGCATGGACGTCCTTCAGCACGGTGACAGCAACGTGGGGACGCTGATGACGAGGGAGAGCGACATCGACAATACCATAGTGGAAGTCCGGGAGAACCTCCATCTGGTACCCAGCCACCTGAATCTCTCGGCCAAGGAGATTGAGATCATCAACACCTACAACCGTGAGAGGCGGCTTGAAAAGGCTCTCCTTCCTGTTCTGCCGGACTACGACTACGTTCTCATTGACAACCCGCCGAGCATGGGCATCTTCCTGGTCAACTCCCTGACGGCCTCAGATTACGTGCTCATACCTCTGGAGCTCAGCTATTTTGGCGTCATAGGAATGCAGCTGATGTTCAATTTGATGCGTATGATACGTCAGGAAACCAACGAGAACCTTAAACTCCTCGGCCTGGTTCCCAACAAGTTCACGCGTCAAACGAAGGTTCCAAAGATGCGCCTCAAGGAACTCAAGGAGACCTACCCCGATGCCCCGATTCTGACGACCATCCCGAAGGCCATAGCCCTGGAGAAGGCTCAGAGCCAGGGGGTTAGCATATTCGAGTTCGAGGGTGATGGAAGGGCCGCAAAGGCCTTTTCAAAGCTTGCCCGTGAGGTGGTTGAGCTTGTCGAAGGATAA
- a CDS encoding CopG family transcriptional regulator, with translation MSKDKIPKLFDGSVNELTRPSRPRKKDEKGAVKSKDMKKEKMQKTLYISRDMNRKLIELYGEEGRRQSIIVEDAVNLYYYLRMALGEKKFEELLSAVRREDPEFLRDYMGRFKL, from the coding sequence TTGTCGAAGGATAAAATTCCCAAGCTTTTCGACGGTTCCGTTAACGAGCTCACGAGGCCTTCCAGGCCGAGGAAGAAGGATGAGAAGGGCGCTGTGAAATCCAAGGACATGAAGAAAGAAAAGATGCAGAAGACCCTCTACATAAGCAGGGACATGAACCGGAAGCTCATTGAGCTGTACGGCGAGGAGGGGAGGAGGCAGAGCATAATCGTGGAAGATGCGGTGAACCTCTACTACTACCTTAGAATGGCACTGGGCGAGAAGAAGTTCGAGGAGCTTCTGAGCGCCGTGAGGAGGGAAGACCCGGAGTTCCTTCGGGATTACATGGGCAGGTTCAAACTTTGA
- a CDS encoding adenylyltransferase/cytidyltransferase family protein, which translates to MDGETEGRKRIRVLVGGVFDLLHIGHIHFLSQAKALGDELVVIVAHDETVRKRKRRDPVNTAEDRAELLRALKMVDEVYIGSPGGIDYELVRRIDPDIVAIGPDQDFNCERLKDALRNHGIEAEVIRIPYLYRSDRAKTSKIIQRIVEAYCD; encoded by the coding sequence ATGGACGGGGAAACGGAGGGGAGGAAAAGAATTCGCGTCCTCGTCGGCGGGGTTTTTGATCTCCTGCACATCGGCCATATTCACTTTTTAAGTCAGGCCAAGGCCCTGGGGGACGAACTGGTGGTTATAGTTGCCCACGACGAAACGGTGAGAAAACGGAAGCGCAGGGACCCCGTGAACACGGCGGAGGACAGGGCGGAACTTCTAAGGGCACTGAAGATGGTGGACGAGGTTTACATCGGCTCCCCTGGAGGTATAGATTACGAGCTGGTGCGCAGGATAGACCCGGACATCGTCGCGATAGGCCCTGACCAGGACTTCAACTGCGAGCGCCTTAAGGATGCTCTGAGGAACCATGGAATAGAAGCGGAGGTCATACGGATCCCCTACCTCTACAGGAGCGACAGGGCGAAGACGAGCAAAATAATTCAGAGGATAGTAGAGGCGTACTGTGACTGA
- the pyrF gene encoding orotidine-5'-phosphate decarboxylase yields the protein MSGSEDRKLILALDVYERERALEIAECTADYLWAVKVNWPLIVGSGLSIITELKQVTGLPIIADLKLADIPNTNRLIASKVFEAGADYIIAHGFPGSDSVGAVMELGKTIIVVEMSHPGAKEFIQPATDKLIELANELEPFGVIAPATRPERVSYIRSKLKPGIKILTPGVGAQGGRAGEVLKAGADYIIVGRSIYASENPRESARMLYEETLGV from the coding sequence ATGAGCGGGAGTGAAGACCGCAAACTAATCCTGGCCCTTGACGTGTACGAACGCGAGAGGGCGCTTGAGATAGCCGAGTGCACCGCCGATTACCTGTGGGCGGTGAAGGTTAACTGGCCGCTGATAGTCGGCTCGGGGTTGAGCATCATCACCGAACTCAAGCAGGTTACGGGGCTGCCGATAATAGCGGACCTCAAACTGGCCGACATCCCAAACACCAACCGGCTGATAGCGAGCAAAGTTTTCGAGGCCGGTGCCGACTACATCATAGCCCACGGCTTCCCCGGGAGCGACAGCGTTGGGGCCGTCATGGAGCTTGGGAAGACCATAATAGTTGTCGAGATGAGTCATCCGGGCGCGAAGGAGTTCATCCAGCCGGCCACAGACAAACTCATCGAACTGGCCAACGAACTTGAGCCCTTCGGCGTCATAGCTCCCGCCACCAGGCCCGAGCGCGTTTCGTACATACGCTCGAAGCTGAAGCCGGGAATCAAAATCCTCACCCCCGGCGTCGGTGCCCAGGGCGGCAGGGCGGGTGAGGTTTTAAAGGCAGGGGCGGACTACATAATAGTCGGTCGCTCAATCTACGCGAGCGAGAACCCGAGGGAAAGCGCCAGAATGCTGTACGAGGAGACGTTGGGGGTGTGA
- a CDS encoding DUF4443 domain-containing protein translates to MSWKRGAYPEFTLEDAVAVLFMLRNPTGRKAISEVLELGEGSVRTLLKKLGNLEVIASTQRGHSLNKRGMGLLEGISRHFSEARRIGEIEGYPAFALTVREPGEFKSIELRDEAIRFFAKGAMILVVRNGEPVFPEDGRPLSETMPELAEKVKEAFKLEDGELVVITWAEKEANAMKSAYHVALSLKEEVLPEEIKSLVR, encoded by the coding sequence ATGAGCTGGAAGAGGGGAGCCTATCCTGAGTTCACGCTTGAGGATGCCGTTGCGGTTCTGTTCATGCTCCGGAACCCGACCGGGAGGAAGGCCATATCCGAAGTTCTTGAGCTGGGTGAGGGCAGCGTCAGGACGCTTCTGAAGAAGCTCGGGAACCTTGAGGTCATAGCATCAACCCAGCGCGGCCACTCGCTCAACAAGAGAGGAATGGGGCTTCTTGAGGGGATTTCGAGGCATTTCTCAGAAGCCCGCCGTATAGGGGAGATTGAGGGCTACCCCGCATTCGCACTGACCGTGAGAGAGCCAGGGGAGTTCAAGAGTATCGAGCTCAGGGACGAGGCGATACGGTTCTTCGCAAAGGGTGCGATGATACTGGTAGTGAGGAACGGGGAGCCGGTCTTTCCGGAGGACGGAAGACCGCTGAGCGAGACCATGCCCGAGCTGGCGGAGAAGGTTAAGGAAGCGTTCAAGCTGGAGGACGGCGAGCTGGTGGTAATCACGTGGGCGGAGAAGGAAGCGAACGCCATGAAAAGCGCCTACCATGTGGCACTCTCCCTGAAGGAGGAGGTTCTTCCGGAGGAGATAAAGTCCCTCGTGAGGTGA
- a CDS encoding inositol-3-phosphate synthase produces MVKVVILGQGYVASIFASGLEKIKAGKMEPYGVPLAEELPIKIKDVEIVGSYDVDANKVGKDLHEVVKAYDPEAPESLKGITVRKGIHLGSLRNLPLEATGLEEEMTLKEAVEHLVNEWKELKAEVFINVCTTEAFQPFGSREELEKAIEGDNRDRLTATQVYAYAIAQYAKEVGGAAFVNAIPTLIANDPAFVELAKESNMVIFGDDGATGATPLTADVLSHLAQRNRYVLDIAQFNIGGNNDFLALTDKERNKSKEFTKSSVVKELLGYDAPHYIKPTGFLEPLNDKKFIAMHIEYISFNGAHDELVITGRINDSPALAGLLVDLARLGKIAVEKKAFGAVYEVNAFYMKNPGPKEKGNIPRIIAHEKMRIWAGLEPRWL; encoded by the coding sequence ATGGTGAAGGTTGTCATACTCGGACAGGGCTACGTTGCCAGCATCTTCGCGAGCGGCCTTGAGAAGATAAAGGCCGGAAAGATGGAGCCGTACGGAGTCCCCCTCGCCGAGGAGCTTCCAATCAAGATTAAGGATGTTGAGATCGTCGGTTCCTACGACGTCGATGCAAACAAGGTCGGAAAGGACCTCCATGAGGTCGTCAAGGCCTACGATCCGGAGGCGCCGGAGAGCCTCAAGGGCATCACCGTCAGGAAGGGAATACACCTCGGAAGCCTCAGGAACCTTCCGCTCGAGGCCACCGGGCTCGAAGAAGAGATGACCCTCAAGGAGGCCGTCGAGCACCTTGTGAACGAGTGGAAGGAACTCAAGGCAGAGGTCTTCATAAACGTCTGCACCACCGAGGCGTTCCAGCCCTTCGGAAGCAGGGAGGAGCTTGAGAAGGCCATCGAAGGGGACAACAGGGACAGGCTCACCGCGACTCAGGTCTACGCCTACGCGATAGCCCAGTACGCCAAGGAGGTTGGTGGAGCGGCCTTCGTCAACGCCATACCGACCCTCATAGCCAACGACCCGGCGTTCGTCGAGCTCGCCAAGGAGAGCAACATGGTCATCTTCGGCGACGACGGAGCCACCGGAGCCACCCCGCTCACCGCCGATGTCCTCAGCCACCTCGCCCAGAGGAACCGCTACGTTCTTGACATAGCCCAGTTCAATATCGGTGGAAACAACGACTTCCTAGCTCTCACCGACAAGGAGAGGAACAAGAGCAAGGAGTTCACCAAGAGCTCGGTCGTCAAGGAGCTTCTCGGCTACGACGCTCCGCACTACATCAAGCCGACCGGCTTCCTTGAGCCCCTCAACGACAAGAAGTTCATCGCCATGCACATCGAGTACATCAGCTTCAACGGCGCCCACGACGAGCTCGTCATCACCGGCAGGATAAACGACAGCCCTGCCCTCGCTGGTCTCCTCGTCGACCTCGCCAGACTTGGAAAGATAGCGGTCGAGAAGAAGGCTTTTGGAGCCGTTTACGAGGTCAACGCCTTCTACATGAAGAACCCGGGACCGAAGGAGAAGGGCAACATACCGCGCATCATCGCCCACGAGAAGATGAGGATCTGGGCGGGTCTGGAGCCGAGATGGCTCTGA
- a CDS encoding MBL fold metallo-hydrolase, with protein MIVNLLGTGGSEGIPNYLCRCPACQEARRLAFARRKPTSILIVSEEGTTILVDVGFDVTPYVGERIDAILLTHWHHDHIAGLFKLRWTSERIELHAPSGSANREIVESPRNLRVVLHETPPRLKIGDIRIRAFPLNHSVQTFGYLIEGGSGTLAVVFDTKGLPPKSLELLKNESPHVALVDATFSPGVSDENHNNIDEAIALGERFAELTVLTHIAHHNLPFTEAVKYVRDRSERAVLSYDGMVIVI; from the coding sequence GTGATAGTCAATCTGCTCGGAACCGGAGGCTCTGAGGGCATTCCGAACTACCTGTGCAGATGTCCCGCCTGCCAGGAGGCCAGGAGGTTAGCCTTTGCGAGAAGAAAGCCCACCTCGATTTTGATTGTTTCTGAGGAAGGAACGACGATTTTGGTGGACGTTGGCTTTGACGTGACACCCTACGTGGGGGAAAGGATCGACGCCATACTGCTAACCCACTGGCACCATGACCACATAGCTGGACTCTTTAAGCTTCGCTGGACGTCGGAGAGGATAGAGCTCCACGCACCCTCAGGCAGTGCCAACAGGGAGATAGTAGAAAGTCCAAGGAACCTTCGAGTGGTTCTCCACGAGACGCCTCCAAGACTAAAAATCGGGGACATCAGGATAAGGGCTTTCCCCCTCAACCACAGCGTTCAGACCTTTGGATACCTCATAGAGGGCGGGAGCGGGACTCTAGCGGTGGTCTTTGATACGAAGGGTCTGCCACCCAAAAGCTTAGAGTTGCTGAAGAATGAGAGCCCCCACGTGGCACTTGTGGATGCAACCTTTTCCCCGGGTGTAAGCGATGAGAACCACAACAATATCGATGAGGCCATTGCCCTAGGTGAGAGGTTCGCTGAGCTAACTGTTCTGACCCACATAGCTCATCACAACCTGCCCTTCACGGAAGCGGTAAAATACGTCAGGGATAGAAGTGAACGGGCCGTTCTCTCTTACGACGGCATGGTTATCGTCATCTGA
- a CDS encoding prenyltransferase/squalene oxidase repeat-containing protein has product MGRIETNVPHLKINLGVWRKLYALTGGYVDNIEDVSRGHLWSVGLSPDFWVVIDAMKSWKVPFHVVMILWALRERQLDNGGFLRLGELSRYVETGSVYRYVEIATLAGETLKDDIHMRKAIGWLLEHQLGDGSFPTHEMSSIGEVGTTGRAVRILAMAIENEAGQSTEKILKAIERALAYLKERHHQTGKDLGWWPRTERDNGRGIVGASSLAVLAILKVRELSRRFPLEVPLETVEPTLRWLLREFEETTGWPESAGEVSKIDTTFYASWALLWAWESGLPVEKGKVRSKILDAFEGLHYLTRDTLYDTSFVLRFLALLVRYRRLLGIEEERLRALIRKYLHRLMGEIGRVFKSDSDTYLMELVGISLLEASKAMKELGMNDEVQELRRFPGMPPSFMLKEILEKSSNASDVLYLLIGPKTKWKSFVSLIDTLVKMDILTTLIGVTLGLLVIINDFSDAFFKVMLSPHPPSAGLLSFLVALMLTVVWIGIKVVPEKSRLEAVMSYTLAMLAAYLYLKTFLKASGIEASPDAFAFLKVLLLLAIVIDVTVKLLDTAVFSKILGG; this is encoded by the coding sequence ATGGGGAGGATAGAGACCAACGTTCCCCACCTCAAGATCAACCTCGGAGTGTGGCGGAAGCTCTACGCCCTGACTGGGGGGTACGTAGATAACATCGAAGACGTTAGCAGGGGCCATCTGTGGAGCGTTGGATTAAGTCCTGACTTCTGGGTAGTTATAGACGCTATGAAAAGCTGGAAGGTACCTTTCCATGTAGTTATGATTCTATGGGCACTGCGGGAGAGACAACTCGATAACGGCGGCTTTCTAAGACTTGGGGAGCTAAGCAGGTACGTTGAGACGGGGAGCGTTTACCGCTACGTTGAAATTGCCACTCTGGCAGGGGAGACGTTGAAAGATGATATCCACATGCGGAAAGCCATTGGCTGGCTTCTGGAGCACCAGTTAGGGGATGGCTCGTTTCCAACGCACGAGATGTCCAGCATCGGCGAGGTAGGAACAACAGGACGGGCGGTGAGGATTCTAGCAATGGCAATTGAGAATGAAGCGGGGCAATCCACTGAAAAGATACTCAAAGCTATCGAAAGGGCCCTAGCCTATCTAAAAGAGAGGCACCACCAGACAGGCAAGGATCTTGGTTGGTGGCCCCGAACCGAACGGGATAATGGGAGAGGCATAGTCGGAGCGTCTTCCCTTGCCGTCTTGGCAATCCTCAAGGTGAGGGAGCTCTCCAGGAGATTCCCCCTTGAGGTTCCCCTTGAAACCGTGGAGCCGACGTTAAGATGGCTTTTGAGGGAGTTCGAGGAAACGACCGGCTGGCCGGAATCCGCAGGTGAGGTCTCAAAAATAGACACAACGTTCTACGCTTCGTGGGCCCTGCTGTGGGCCTGGGAAAGCGGACTGCCCGTGGAGAAGGGGAAAGTCCGCTCAAAGATTCTCGATGCCTTTGAGGGACTTCACTATTTGACGAGAGATACCCTCTACGACACGAGCTTTGTACTCCGCTTTCTGGCGCTTCTGGTTCGGTACAGGCGTTTGCTTGGAATCGAAGAGGAGCGGTTGAGGGCGTTGATAAGAAAGTACCTCCACCGTTTAATGGGCGAAATCGGAAGAGTTTTCAAAAGTGATTCCGATACCTACCTCATGGAACTCGTCGGTATATCCCTCCTCGAAGCAAGCAAAGCTATGAAAGAGCTTGGCATGAACGATGAAGTTCAGGAACTCAGACGGTTTCCAGGTATGCCACCGAGCTTTATGTTAAAGGAGATACTTGAGAAGTCCAGCAACGCCAGCGACGTTCTCTACCTCCTGATTGGTCCAAAGACGAAGTGGAAATCCTTCGTGAGTCTCATCGACACTCTGGTGAAGATGGACATATTAACAACTCTTATCGGGGTTACCCTGGGTCTCCTTGTCATCATTAACGACTTCTCCGATGCGTTCTTTAAGGTGATGCTGTCCCCACACCCCCCTTCCGCGGGACTGCTGTCATTTCTCGTGGCGCTGATGCTAACCGTGGTTTGGATAGGGATAAAGGTGGTGCCCGAAAAATCGAGGCTTGAGGCGGTCATGAGCTACACCCTCGCCATGCTTGCGGCCTACCTCTACCTCAAAACCTTCCTGAAGGCGTCAGGTATTGAAGCGTCCCCAGATGCCTTTGCTTTCCTCAAGGTTCTGCTCCTGCTGGCAATAGTAATAGACGTCACCGTTAAACTTCTCGATACAGCCGTCTTCAGCAAAATACTGGGGGGATAA
- a CDS encoding diphthine--ammonia ligase — protein sequence MRVAVLYSGGKDSNYALHWALEQGFEVKYLVSMVSESDESYMYHVQNIHLTELQAKAIGIPLVKGFTSGEKEREVEDMKVVLEGLRIDGVVAGALASEYQKKRVDRVAEELGIESFAPAWHRDPVDYMRELIEIFDIVMVGTAAFGLDQSWLGRRINEKALEELVKLHEKYKIHVAGEGGEFETFVRDAPFFKARVVFDEVEKKWNECNYSGVLEVKRAHLEPK from the coding sequence ATGCGCGTCGCTGTGCTCTACTCCGGTGGGAAAGATTCCAACTACGCCCTCCACTGGGCGCTGGAGCAGGGGTTCGAGGTCAAATACCTCGTCTCCATGGTCAGCGAGAGCGACGAGAGCTACATGTACCACGTGCAGAACATCCACCTCACCGAGCTCCAAGCGAAAGCCATCGGAATTCCCCTTGTTAAGGGCTTTACCAGCGGTGAGAAGGAGAGGGAAGTCGAGGACATGAAGGTCGTCCTTGAGGGGCTGAGGATAGACGGGGTAGTTGCAGGCGCCTTGGCCAGCGAGTATCAGAAGAAGCGCGTTGACCGGGTTGCCGAGGAGCTTGGCATAGAGAGCTTCGCCCCGGCCTGGCACCGCGATCCGGTTGACTACATGCGTGAGCTGATAGAGATTTTTGACATCGTCATGGTCGGCACGGCTGCTTTTGGCCTTGACCAGAGCTGGCTTGGCAGGAGGATAAACGAGAAAGCCCTTGAGGAACTTGTGAAGCTCCATGAGAAGTACAAGATTCACGTCGCCGGCGAAGGAGGTGAGTTCGAGACATTCGTTCGCGACGCCCCGTTCTTCAAGGCGAGAGTAGTATTCGACGAGGTCGAGAAGAAGTGGAACGAGTGCAACTACTCTGGGGTGCTTGAGGTTAAGAGGGCTCACCTGGAACCAAAATAA
- a CDS encoding RNA-guided endonuclease InsQ/TnpB family protein encodes MRRTVTIKLQPSKEQEKTLFELADIGAKVWNRVNYLRRQEFFEGKPVDFLKTEKIVYEEFKKEIGSATVQQICRKNAESWRSFFSLLRNKRDGELPKWLKPKPPNYLKDDRKRKLLIVLRKDQYKIEGNKLILKGLGKFKHLEIQFKGRIHLKSKQGRLEITYDPPAKRKWYAHISLTVKEKLINDEWVKVPRQPLGNLSAGIDLGVNNLMAVYVENGESFLVNGKPLKAIDFYFRKVIAEYQSKLNKSGCKRSRKLRRMHEKAKLQARHYINTAVRQTLERLYQLGVGRIVVGYPKGISRNSEKGKRQNFILSHVWRFNTVIQRLKEVAEEYGISVVVVNEAFTSKLCPVCGKPHNGARFVRGLFKCPATGLVFNADLVGAFNILRKVVKTITPSLGGLYAQRRGNWGKTVPEGSKTRFLVGFNETPQTSPPLARG; translated from the coding sequence ATGAGGAGAACAGTAACCATAAAACTCCAGCCGAGCAAAGAACAAGAGAAAACACTCTTCGAATTAGCTGACATTGGGGCTAAAGTTTGGAACCGAGTGAACTACTTGCGGAGGCAAGAATTCTTCGAGGGTAAGCCCGTTGACTTCCTCAAAACCGAGAAGATAGTTTATGAAGAGTTTAAGAAGGAAATCGGTTCTGCAACAGTCCAGCAAATTTGCAGGAAAAACGCCGAAAGCTGGAGAAGCTTCTTCTCCCTTTTGAGGAACAAAAGGGATGGCGAACTCCCCAAGTGGCTCAAGCCCAAACCACCGAACTACTTGAAGGACGATAGGAAGAGAAAACTCTTAATCGTCCTCAGGAAAGACCAATACAAGATTGAAGGCAACAAGTTAATCCTCAAAGGCCTCGGAAAATTCAAACACTTAGAAATCCAATTTAAAGGCAGAATACACTTAAAAAGCAAGCAAGGAAGATTAGAAATAACTTATGACCCCCCCGCTAAGCGGAAGTGGTATGCTCACATCAGCCTCACCGTCAAGGAGAAGTTAATCAACGACGAGTGGGTCAAAGTCCCACGACAACCCTTAGGAAACCTTTCAGCCGGAATAGACTTGGGGGTAAATAATTTAATGGCCGTCTATGTCGAGAATGGAGAAAGCTTTCTCGTCAATGGGAAACCATTGAAAGCCATAGACTTCTACTTTAGGAAGGTCATCGCTGAATACCAGTCAAAACTCAACAAATCTGGTTGTAAAAGGAGCAGGAAGCTTAGAAGAATGCACGAGAAGGCTAAACTCCAAGCGAGACACTACATTAATACCGCAGTAAGACAGACCCTCGAAAGGCTGTATCAGTTGGGTGTTGGCAGAATCGTCGTTGGCTATCCTAAGGGCATTAGTAGGAATTCTGAAAAAGGCAAGAGGCAGAATTTCATTCTCTCCCACGTGTGGCGTTTCAACACGGTGATTCAGCGTCTCAAAGAAGTGGCTGAGGAGTATGGTATTAGCGTTGTGGTTGTTAATGAGGCTTTCACGTCTAAGCTTTGCCCCGTCTGCGGGAAGCCCCACAATGGGGCGAGGTTTGTTAGGGGATTGTTTAAGTGTCCCGCAACGGGGCTTGTATTCAATGCGGATTTAGTTGGTGCTTTCAACATTTTGAGGAAGGTTGTGAAAACCATAACCCCGAGTCTGGGTGGGCTTTACGCTCAGAGGAGGGGTAATTGGGGGAAGACCGTCCCGGAGGGGTCGAAGACCCGCTTTTTAGTGGGTTTTAATGAGACCCCTCAAACCTCTCCGCCATTAGCGAGGGGTTAG
- a CDS encoding ABC transporter ATP-binding protein: MIEVENLTKSFGPTRAVNGITFTVGDGEIYGLLGPNGSGKSTTMKILAGILGPTSGRVVVGGVDVSQDPRRVKEITGYVPETPVLYESLTPVEFFNFVGSVRGIPREELQERVETLVRAFGIGSYLGEMIGSLSFGTRQKVSLIAAMLHDPRVLILDEAMNGLDPKSARILRELLLQFREEGRSIVFSTHVLALAETICDRVGVIYNGEIISEGTVEQLKEFAHEESLEDVFLKLTESQDEVSSIVRALKNAL; this comes from the coding sequence ATGATCGAGGTTGAGAACCTCACCAAGAGCTTCGGCCCGACGAGGGCAGTCAATGGAATAACGTTCACCGTTGGTGATGGCGAGATATACGGCCTTCTTGGGCCGAACGGAAGTGGAAAGAGCACGACGATGAAGATTCTGGCCGGGATATTGGGACCCACCTCGGGGCGCGTTGTTGTGGGCGGGGTTGACGTCTCGCAAGACCCCCGTAGAGTCAAAGAGATAACCGGCTACGTGCCGGAGACGCCCGTCCTCTACGAGAGCCTCACTCCAGTCGAGTTCTTCAATTTCGTGGGGAGTGTGAGGGGGATTCCCAGAGAAGAACTCCAGGAGAGGGTTGAGACCCTGGTCAGGGCGTTTGGCATAGGGAGCTACCTCGGGGAGATGATAGGCTCGCTCAGCTTCGGAACCAGGCAGAAGGTGTCGCTCATAGCGGCAATGCTCCATGACCCGAGGGTTCTCATCCTCGATGAGGCGATGAACGGCCTCGATCCCAAGAGCGCCCGCATTCTCAGGGAACTTCTCCTCCAGTTCAGGGAGGAGGGCAGGAGCATAGTCTTCTCCACCCACGTCCTGGCTCTGGCGGAGACTATATGCGACCGCGTTGGGGTCATCTACAACGGTGAGATAATATCTGAGGGAACGGTGGAGCAGCTCAAGGAGTTCGCCCACGAGGAGAGCCTGGAGGACGTTTTCCTGAAGCTCACCGAGAGCCAGGACGAGGTGTCCAGCATAGTCCGGGCTCTTAAGAATGCCCTTTAG
- a CDS encoding Mth938-like domain-containing protein → MRVEFPEFGRIVVDGKVYEGDIVIYPSGKIEERKKWLSKNKHGTSHKLDPDELREYLTEDFDVLLVGTGAWGKLSLLPESRELVANKEVIEKPTGEAVELFNGLWGKRKVLAIFHVTC, encoded by the coding sequence ATGAGGGTCGAGTTTCCGGAATTCGGCAGGATAGTCGTGGACGGGAAGGTTTACGAAGGCGACATCGTGATATATCCGAGCGGAAAAATCGAGGAGCGCAAGAAATGGCTCAGCAAGAACAAGCACGGCACGAGCCATAAGCTCGACCCGGATGAGCTGAGGGAGTACCTCACGGAGGACTTCGACGTTCTGCTCGTCGGCACCGGTGCCTGGGGAAAGCTCTCCCTTCTACCGGAAAGCAGGGAGCTGGTGGCGAACAAAGAGGTCATCGAAAAGCCGACCGGCGAGGCGGTGGAGCTCTTCAACGGGCTCTGGGGAAAAAGGAAAGTCCTTGCGATATTCCACGTCACCTGCTGA
- a CDS encoding NUDIX domain-containing protein, translated as MDRYVLLVKAPRGYDITPVREELREFLSRTHPELKVEAHRCIGLTADIVILYGDGVVLIKRKHEPFKDSFALPGGFVEYGETVEEAALREAREETGLDVRLIKLVGVYSDPNRDPRGHTVTTAFLAIGTGKLKAGDDAKEVHVVPVDEALKLPLAFDHAKILRDALSLR; from the coding sequence ATGGACCGATACGTTCTGCTCGTTAAGGCCCCGAGGGGCTACGATATAACCCCCGTACGGGAGGAGCTCAGAGAGTTTCTCTCCAGAACCCATCCCGAACTCAAGGTCGAGGCGCACAGATGCATAGGCCTCACCGCCGACATAGTCATACTGTACGGGGACGGCGTCGTACTCATCAAAAGGAAGCACGAGCCGTTCAAGGACAGCTTTGCGTTACCGGGGGGCTTCGTCGAGTACGGGGAAACCGTCGAGGAGGCGGCCCTTCGTGAGGCGAGGGAGGAGACTGGTCTCGACGTGAGGCTCATCAAGCTCGTTGGAGTTTACTCCGACCCGAACCGCGACCCGAGAGGACACACCGTAACGACGGCATTTCTGGCGATTGGAACCGGAAAACTGAAGGCCGGGGACGATGCCAAGGAAGTCCACGTTGTACCCGTGGATGAAGCGCTGAAGCTGCCGCTGGCGTTCGACCACGCGAAGATTCTGAGGGACGCCCTGAGCCTGAGGTGA